In Vibrio lentus, a single genomic region encodes these proteins:
- the hemA gene encoding glutamyl-tRNA reductase, with the protein MSLLAVGINHNTASVELREKVAFGPDKLSEALKQLNANAHVNGSVILSTCNRTEVYCDVKGVAKNKLIDWLSVFHQVSPEELKPSIYIHEEQAAIKHLMRVACGLDSLVLGEPQILGQVKQAYTDSRENKSVDASMEKLFQKSFSVAKRVRTETEIGGSAVSVAYAACTLAKHIFESIAESTVLLVGAGETIELVAKHLSANGCTKMIVANRTRERALGLAEEFGAEVISLNEIPDHLHRADIVISSTASPLPIIGKGMVETALKTRKHQPMLLVDIAVPRDVESQVGELSDAYLYSVDDLQSIVDGNIEQRKVEAIQAEAIVSEESAAFMSWMRSLQAVDSIRDYRKSANEIREELLSKSLQSLAAGGDPEKVLLELSNKLTNKLIHAPTRALQSAAEQGEPAKLMVIRQSLGLENPQ; encoded by the coding sequence TTGCGAGAAAAAGTCGCTTTTGGTCCAGATAAATTATCTGAGGCACTTAAGCAACTTAACGCAAATGCACACGTAAATGGAAGTGTCATACTTTCTACCTGTAATCGAACTGAAGTGTATTGTGACGTCAAAGGCGTGGCAAAAAACAAGTTGATCGATTGGCTGTCTGTATTTCATCAAGTTAGCCCTGAAGAATTAAAACCGAGTATCTACATCCATGAAGAGCAAGCCGCGATTAAGCATTTAATGCGCGTTGCCTGTGGTTTGGACTCTCTGGTTCTGGGTGAACCGCAAATTCTTGGTCAGGTAAAACAGGCTTACACCGATTCGCGAGAGAACAAATCTGTTGATGCTTCAATGGAAAAACTGTTCCAGAAATCCTTTTCTGTTGCGAAGCGAGTTCGAACTGAAACCGAAATTGGTGGCAGTGCTGTTTCTGTTGCTTACGCAGCCTGTACATTAGCTAAACACATCTTTGAATCTATTGCTGAATCAACGGTGTTACTGGTGGGTGCGGGAGAAACCATTGAACTGGTGGCTAAACACTTGTCAGCCAATGGTTGTACCAAGATGATTGTGGCTAACCGAACTCGTGAGCGTGCTTTAGGGCTAGCTGAAGAGTTTGGTGCTGAAGTTATCAGCCTGAATGAGATTCCTGATCATCTGCATCGAGCGGATATTGTGATCAGTTCAACCGCAAGTCCGTTACCTATTATTGGTAAGGGCATGGTAGAGACCGCGCTCAAGACAAGAAAACATCAGCCGATGTTGTTGGTTGATATCGCAGTGCCTCGTGATGTTGAGTCTCAGGTCGGCGAACTGAGTGATGCTTACCTGTATTCCGTTGATGATCTTCAGTCGATCGTTGATGGTAATATCGAGCAACGTAAAGTTGAAGCGATTCAGGCTGAAGCAATAGTCAGTGAAGAAAGCGCCGCGTTCATGAGTTGGATGCGTTCACTGCAAGCGGTAGACAGTATTCGTGACTATCGTAAATCGGCCAATGAAATCCGAGAAGAATTATTAAGTAAGAGTTTACAATCACTTGCTGCTGGCGGTGACCCTGAGAAAGTCTTACTTGAGCTAAGTAATAAGCTCACAAACAAATTGATCCATGCTCCAACGCGTGCACTTCAAAGTGCAGCAGAGCAAGGAGAACCTGCAAAATTAATGGTCATTAGACAGAGTTTGGGTCTAGAAAACCCTCAATAA
- the prfA gene encoding peptide chain release factor 1, whose protein sequence is MKASILIKLETLVERYEEVQHLLGDPDVLGNQDKFRALSKEYSQLEEVTGCFKSYQQAQEDLEAAEEMANEDDAEMREMAQEEIKDAKANIERLTDELQILLIPKDPNDERNCFLEIRAGAGGDEAGIFAGNLFRMYSKFAEKKGWRVEVMSSNVSEQGGFKEMIAKISGDAVYGTMKFESGGHRVQRVPETESQGRVHTSACTVAVMPEIPEADLPEIKAGDLKIDTFRASGAGGQHVNTTDSAIRITHLPTGTVVECQDERSQHKNKAKAMAVLAARIVQAEEERRAAAISDTRRNLLGSGDRSDRIRTYNYPQGRVSDHRINLTIYRLNEVLEGDMQSLLDPVLQEHQADQLAALAEHN, encoded by the coding sequence ATGAAAGCCTCGATTCTAATAAAGCTTGAAACACTTGTTGAACGCTATGAAGAAGTTCAACATCTACTTGGTGATCCCGATGTACTTGGGAATCAAGATAAATTCCGTGCCTTGTCAAAAGAGTATTCTCAATTAGAAGAGGTGACGGGGTGCTTTAAATCATACCAGCAAGCTCAAGAAGATTTAGAAGCTGCTGAAGAGATGGCAAATGAAGACGACGCAGAAATGCGTGAAATGGCTCAAGAAGAAATCAAAGATGCGAAAGCGAACATTGAACGTCTGACTGATGAGCTGCAAATTCTTCTGATTCCAAAAGATCCAAACGATGAGCGTAACTGTTTCTTAGAGATTCGTGCCGGCGCAGGTGGTGATGAAGCGGGTATCTTTGCGGGTAACCTTTTCCGTATGTACTCTAAGTTTGCCGAGAAAAAAGGCTGGCGCGTCGAAGTGATGAGCAGCAATGTTTCAGAGCAGGGCGGCTTTAAAGAGATGATCGCTAAAATCAGTGGCGATGCTGTTTACGGCACCATGAAGTTCGAGTCTGGCGGTCACCGTGTACAACGTGTACCTGAGACTGAATCTCAAGGTCGTGTTCATACATCAGCGTGTACTGTTGCGGTTATGCCTGAGATCCCAGAAGCTGATCTACCAGAAATCAAAGCTGGCGACCTTAAGATTGATACTTTCCGTGCATCTGGCGCGGGTGGTCAGCACGTTAACACCACGGATTCAGCAATCCGTATTACTCACTTACCAACCGGTACAGTAGTAGAGTGTCAAGACGAGCGTTCTCAGCATAAAAACAAAGCGAAAGCGATGGCTGTTCTTGCGGCTCGTATCGTTCAAGCTGAAGAAGAGCGTCGTGCTGCTGCGATTTCAGATACACGTCGTAACCTATTAGGTTCTGGTGACCGTAGTGACCGTATTCGTACCTACAACTACCCTCAAGGCCGTGTTTCTGATCACCGCATCAACTTAACTATCTACCGCCTGAACGAAGTTCTGGAAGGTGATATGCAAAGCCTGCTTGATCCTGTTCTACAAGAGCACCAAGCCGATCAACTAGCAGCACTTGCTGAGCACAACTAA